In Oscillospiraceae bacterium, the genomic window AGGCCCCGGCACAGCCATGTGCCGCTGTACCGGGGTCCTCTGTCTCTTTTGTTACACGCGCTGTGCCTGCTGTACGGCTGCCGCCTCTGCTTCGGCAATGCGGGCCATGGCCGCGTTGTCCATCTCTTCGCTGTGGCGCAGCACCTCGGCCACCGCCTTCGGCACCTCCACGTCCACGCCGCGCTGGATCAGGTAGGTCTCGCCGTTCACGCCCACAAACACAGGCGCCTTATAGCGCTGGCTGTCTTTAAACAGGTGGATCACCTCGGTGTCCTTCTCCTGGGTGTCCATCGTGTCCTTCTTTGCGGCCTCGGTGTCCTGCACGGCCGTCTCAGTCTTTTTTACTGCCATCGTCGTACCTCCTTGATTTTCTTAGTTTGCCAGTGCCTTGGCGCTGTAGCGTGCGCTGCAGCTCTCAATGCGCACCATGTACTGCTCGCTCAGGCGCTCGGCGGTCTTCACGGCCTTCCAGCCCACGGACGCGCGCTGGTTCAGCGGGTCATCACCGTAGCCCAGCTGCTTCACGATGTGCTGCATGCCGCCGCCCTCCAGCTCGGTGGTGGCGTAGGCGTGGGCACCCAGCACCAGGGTGCTGAACACCGCCAGACCCGACGGGCAGCCGGTGCCCTTCCAGATCTTTGCTTCGCACGACACCACAAAGCGCACGTTGTTGATCTTGCCGATCTCGCCGTTGAAGATCTCTTCCGGGGCCGCGTACTTGTGCGCCTCGATCCAGTTCGGGTCCTTGCGGATGTCATAGCTGGTGTACGGGTGCACGATGGCCACATAGCTGTCACCGATGGGGTCTGCGTTCTGGGCCTGCAGCATGGCCACCGCCTGGTCGATCAGGTCCACGGTCAGCTGTGCGGTGGCGTCCAGCGTTGCGCGGCTGGTCACGGCAGTCTCCACACCGTCCGCCACCTTGGGCGCGTAAATCACGTTCGTGCCGCCGTTCAGGATGTCGCGCACCACGGTGTCCATGGTGCGGCCGCCCTGGCTGGCCAGAATGTTGGTGGCCTGCACCACGTTGTTGTCAATGGCGGTCAGGTCCAGCATGTCGGTCAGGGCCACCCAGCCGCCGTACTGGTGCACCTCGGCGGTGATGGTGGTCACGTTCAGGGTCTGGCCGGTCGGGGTCACGCCTTCGGTCAGCGGGGTGGTGGCCTTCGGCAGGCTGTCGTACCGGCGGAACTCAATGGTCTTGCCGTTGTTCGCCGGGATCGGGTAGCTGTCGCCGAACTGGTCATGCACCAGCGCAGGCTCTGCCAGATCCAGCAGGGTCTTTTCGTAGTAGGTCTTCATCTCGGCGGTCATGCCGCTGGATGCGGTGGTATTCTGCAGCTGTGCGCTTGCATCCGCAAACATCTGCAGATCCAGTCTCTTTTTGCTCATCTGTTTGTCCTCCTTCAAGGTTTTTTATCTTCTCACGCCCTCTGCGTGGGAAATCTCTCACAGCACGATGCGCTCTCCGCGCCGTGCCCGCTTTGCCAGCTCGGCCCGCTGCTTGGCGGTCATGTGCGCCACGTCCACCTTCATCTCGGCCGCGCCGCCGGGGTGCGCCCCGTTCTCGGCCGGCCGCTGTGCCCTCTGCTGGATCCGCGCCGTCACGCCCTGCTCCACCTGCTGGGCCGTGCGTGCCGTGCTTGCCTCCATCAGCTGGTCAAAGTAGGCGGCCCGGTACGCCGCTTCCAGCCCGATGCCGCGCCGGATCATGTCCGCCACGCTGGGGTTGTTCAGCACCTCGTCCAGCTCAAACGCCGGGTACTTCACCTTCAGCTGCGCCGCTTCCGCTTCCCACTGGGCCCGCACGGCGGCTGCCCGCTGCTGGTGCTCGGCCGCCTGCCGGATCTGTTCGGCCCGCTGCTTCTCGGCGTTCGCCCGCTGCAGCTCGCTTTCCATCCGGTCCATTTCCCGCGCGGTCTTTACGCTGATGCCGCGCTCCGCTGCCAGCGTCTCGTAGTACTCGTCGTTCTTCACCTTCCCGTTCTTCACGGCCTCGGTCAGGGCAGCCAGGTTGTCCGCGCTCTGCACGTCGATGCCATACGCCTCGCCCAGCGCGTCCATCAGCCCCTTCACCGCCGGGTTGTCCAGCACGTTCTGCACGGCCATCTCCGACGCCCTTTGCAGTGCCTCCTCAAACTCGGCTGCGTACTCGCCCTGCATCAGCTGGCCAAAGGCCTTGCGCTTTTCCGCCGGGTCCGTCGGCTTT contains:
- a CDS encoding ribosomal-processing cysteine protease Prp, encoding MIEATVMRTVWNDGKTGYEVKAKGHAGAGKYGQDIVCAAVSCLMQTLANEVEEAARAGLVALGAVAHGEGWMRVEVTPTHESYDMVEAWVELVQDGLDALAESYPENVELVVNMVFADGKAPDPAQLPDMVDGKMNLQLFAEGGGDGGAAGDGAEAAPAVQAPELRPAQERLAKRSRPGRAAKAAPAPSADGGEDAGTPPKGEPSKEEAPGEEKPETRQGQPEQEPKPTDPAEKRKAFGQLMQGEYAAEFEEALQRASEMAVQNVLDNPAVKGLMDALGEAYGIDVQSADNLAALTEAVKNGKVKNDEYYETLAAERGISVKTAREMDRMESELQRANAEKQRAEQIRQAAEHQQRAAAVRAQWEAEAAQLKVKYPAFELDEVLNNPSVADMIRRGIGLEAAYRAAYFDQLMEASTARTAQQVEQGVTARIQQRAQRPAENGAHPGGAAEMKVDVAHMTAKQRAELAKRARRGERIVL
- a CDS encoding N4-gp56 family major capsid protein, whose protein sequence is MSKKRLDLQMFADASAQLQNTTASSGMTAEMKTYYEKTLLDLAEPALVHDQFGDSYPIPANNGKTIEFRRYDSLPKATTPLTEGVTPTGQTLNVTTITAEVHQYGGWVALTDMLDLTAIDNNVVQATNILASQGGRTMDTVVRDILNGGTNVIYAPKVADGVETAVTSRATLDATAQLTVDLIDQAVAMLQAQNADPIGDSYVAIVHPYTSYDIRKDPNWIEAHKYAAPEEIFNGEIGKINNVRFVVSCEAKIWKGTGCPSGLAVFSTLVLGAHAYATTELEGGGMQHIVKQLGYGDDPLNQRASVGWKAVKTAERLSEQYMVRIESCSARYSAKALAN